The following is a genomic window from Bacillus sp. V2I10.
TAATCGCTAGAAGACATCATAGTGTTGAAGCCGCAGTTGAGGGACCCTACATTTTGTATCATCCAGAACTGAAAAAGTACTATTTGTTTGTTTCATATGATTCACTGTTCAACACCTATAATATACGTGTCGCAAAAGCAGATCATATAGAGGGACCTTATCTCGATTTTGATGGAAATGTCATGACAAATATTGAAATTGAACCAAACGAAACTGGTATGAAAGTTCTTGGCGGTTATAAGTTTGGTCAGGCAGAGGGATGGATCGGACCAGGACATAACTCTGTATTGAAAGATGGAGATCAATATTTCATTTGCCATCACGCTAGAGGTGAAAGGACAAAAAAACATCATGCTTTGCACATCCGCAGAATTTTATGGACAGAAGACGGTTGGCCTCTAGTATCACCAGAACGATATGCAGGTGAAATAGAGCAGTCTATAGATCCCGTTGCTATTGCAGGGACCTGGGAATGCATCTTATTTGATAAGCATGAAAATAACCAGATCCGTTCATCTTTATTTGAACTGCTGCCAGATGGAAAAATAGCCAGTGAAGAAAATGGATATTGGAAATATGTAAATTACAACTTATTTGAACTATTTATAAGCGGTACATTTGGTAAACAAAACATCATTGTCCTACCTGCATGGAATTGGAGCAGCTGGAAATCTACTCTTGTCTTTACAGGTAAAAATGAAAATGGATATGTCATAATCGCTAAAAAGGTAAATAAGCGGATGAAAGAGTAAAAATAAATGATCCTCACAACTTGTAAGTATAAGTAACAGATAAACAAAGTAAAAAGTACAAAGAGATTACTAAATTTGTATTGAAAAAAATTTTAAAAGTGCTAAGATTTACTTAAGGTTATACGTACGAGTTGGAATTCAACAGGATTTTTTTTAAAAAAACCTTAACTTTTGGTGAAAAGTTATAGCTCTCATCAAACTTGTACGTATAAAAATAATAAATGAACCTCCTTATCTTTTTAATTGTGAGGATATATGTTTTAAAGAATGAAGCCGGGGTGAAAATATGACTAAATATTCAATAGGTGTAGACTATGGAACGCAATCTGGAAGAGCCGTACTTGTGGAAATTGGTACAGGAAAAGAAGTTGCTACAGCAGTTAAACCATATACTCATGGAGTAATGGATGAATTTTTGCCGAATGGCAATACAAAACTTGAAAACGATTGGGCCTTACAGCATCCAACAGATTATATAGAAGTGTTGGAAACGACAATTCCAGAAGTTTTAAAGCAAGCTAACATTTCTGCTGATGATGTTATTGGCATTGGAATTGATTTTACAGCATGTACAGTTTTACCAATCAATAAGAATGGAACACCTTTATGCATGACAGATGAATTCAAAAATCATCCACATAGCTTTGTTAAGCTTTGGAAGCACCATGCAGCACAGGATGAAGCAAATCGTTTAAATGAAATTGCAGAAGCAAGAGGCGAAAATTTTCTTCAACGATACGGGGGGAAAATTTCTTCAGAGTGGTTAGTACCTAAACTTTGGCAGATTTTAAACGAAGCACCAGAAATTTATACGGCAACTGATCAATTCGTTGAAGCAGCAGATTGGGTTATCTATCAATTAACAGGTGATTTAAAAAGAAATAGCTGTACTGCTGGATATAAAGCAATGTGGCATAAGCAAGATGGCTACCCAGCTAAAGAGTTTTTTAAAGCTCTAGATGAACGTTTAGAAAATGTTGTTGAAGAAAAATTATCGCGTGACATTGTTCCCATCGGTTCAAAAGCAGGGGAACTAACGGAACAATCTTCAAAATTAATTGGCCTAAATCCAGGAACTGCAGTTGCAATCGCAAACGTAGATGCGCATGTTGCTGTACCTGCTGTAGGAATTACTGAGCCTGGTAAACTATTAATGATTATGGGAACGTCTACATGCCATATTTTATTAGGGAATGAGGAAAAGGTTGTCCCTGGTATGTGCGGAGTTGTTGAAGGTGGTGTTATCCCTGGGTTAATGGGCTATGAAGCTGGCCAGTCCTGTGTGGGAGATCACTTTGAATGGTTCATTGAAAATTGTGTTCCTGCAGCCTACTATGAGGAAGCCATAACTAAAGGCGTTAACATCCACCAGCTTTTAACTGAAAAGGCAGCTCAGCTGCAGGTTGGTGAAAGCGGTTTAATTGCGTTGGACTGGTGGAACGGTAACCGTTCAACATTAGTCGATGCGGATTTAACAGGTGTTTTATTAGGTGCTAATTTACTTACAAAGCCTGAAGAAATCTATCGAGCACTTATTGAAGCTACTGCATTTGGAACACGCACAATTGTAGAAGCTTTCAGAAATAGCGGAGTTCCAATTTATGAAGTATATGCATGTGGTGGAATTGCTGAGAAAAACACACTTATGATGCAAATATACTCTGATGTATTAAATATGGATATCCGTATTTCAGCCTCTTCACAAACTCCGGCACTGGGATCTGCAATGTTTGGGGCTGTAGCAGCTGGGAAAGAACGAGGCGGATACAATTCTATAAAAGAAGCTGCAAAAGAGATGGCTAGATTAAAAGAAGATATCTACCAGCCTGTTCAGCGGAATGCGGAGGTATATGACCAGTTATTTGCAGAATACTCACGACTGTATGAATATTTTGGACGCGGTGAGAATGATGTAATGAAAAACTTGAAGAAAATTAAGAAAGCTAGTGTTTCTATAAAAAAACTG
Proteins encoded in this region:
- a CDS encoding arabinan endo-1,5-alpha-L-arabinosidase, with the protein product MIFPKEPIKYDLYDQLIAAQEELWTIHNVHDPALIKDGDTYYVFSTDAMVGGELSGGIQVRKSKDLIEWQWVGHAFEHIPEEAFAWTGAKGLWAPDVTKYGDTYYLYYAASQFGKNQSFIGVATSKHIEGPWTDQGEVFKTEHGKDKPNAIDPNITFDQDGTPWMVYGSFFGGIYLSKIDPATGKLAEQNEGKLIARRHHSVEAAVEGPYILYHPELKKYYLFVSYDSLFNTYNIRVAKADHIEGPYLDFDGNVMTNIEIEPNETGMKVLGGYKFGQAEGWIGPGHNSVLKDGDQYFICHHARGERTKKHHALHIRRILWTEDGWPLVSPERYAGEIEQSIDPVAIAGTWECILFDKHENNQIRSSLFELLPDGKIASEENGYWKYVNYNLFELFISGTFGKQNIIVLPAWNWSSWKSTLVFTGKNENGYVIIAKKVNKRMKE
- the araB gene encoding ribulokinase — translated: MTKYSIGVDYGTQSGRAVLVEIGTGKEVATAVKPYTHGVMDEFLPNGNTKLENDWALQHPTDYIEVLETTIPEVLKQANISADDVIGIGIDFTACTVLPINKNGTPLCMTDEFKNHPHSFVKLWKHHAAQDEANRLNEIAEARGENFLQRYGGKISSEWLVPKLWQILNEAPEIYTATDQFVEAADWVIYQLTGDLKRNSCTAGYKAMWHKQDGYPAKEFFKALDERLENVVEEKLSRDIVPIGSKAGELTEQSSKLIGLNPGTAVAIANVDAHVAVPAVGITEPGKLLMIMGTSTCHILLGNEEKVVPGMCGVVEGGVIPGLMGYEAGQSCVGDHFEWFIENCVPAAYYEEAITKGVNIHQLLTEKAAQLQVGESGLIALDWWNGNRSTLVDADLTGVLLGANLLTKPEEIYRALIEATAFGTRTIVEAFRNSGVPIYEVYACGGIAEKNTLMMQIYSDVLNMDIRISASSQTPALGSAMFGAVAAGKERGGYNSIKEAAKEMARLKEDIYQPVQRNAEVYDQLFAEYSRLYEYFGRGENDVMKNLKKIKKASVSIKKLLLHNNHF